A single window of Pseudomonadota bacterium DNA harbors:
- the argF gene encoding ornithine carbamoyltransferase codes for MKRDFTKLLDISRDEVTYLLERAKYLKDIRTRGIEHRPLKGKNIAMIFEKASTRTRVSFEVGIHDLGGNAVIMNANETQLGRGEPIRDTARVLSRYVDAIMIRTYEQDVVEGLAKWASIPIINGLTDLYHPCQILSDLYTIAEFKEGFDNLKIVYIGDGNNVANSWIEASILFNLNLSMAIPQNYRPLDMLLEKAKENKKFMITDDPYEAVHNADVINTDVWVSMGQEKEMEERKLAFASYKIDDDLLKNAKSDVMIMHCLPAYRNQEITDSVFERYQNNIFTQAENRLHLQKALLEWLLT; via the coding sequence TTGAAAAGGGATTTTACAAAACTTCTTGATATAAGCAGGGATGAAGTCACGTATCTCCTGGAGAGGGCAAAATATCTCAAAGATATTCGGACAAGAGGCATTGAGCACAGGCCTCTCAAGGGTAAAAACATTGCCATGATCTTCGAGAAGGCCTCAACGAGGACAAGGGTATCTTTTGAGGTGGGGATTCATGACCTCGGCGGTAATGCCGTCATTATGAATGCAAATGAAACCCAGTTAGGACGGGGCGAACCCATTAGAGACACGGCAAGGGTGTTAAGCAGATACGTGGATGCAATTATGATAAGGACATATGAACAGGATGTAGTTGAAGGGCTTGCAAAGTGGGCAAGTATCCCCATCATTAATGGTCTTACCGACCTTTATCACCCCTGTCAGATCCTTTCAGATTTATACACTATTGCTGAATTTAAGGAAGGTTTTGATAATTTAAAAATTGTCTACATAGGTGATGGAAACAATGTTGCAAATTCATGGATAGAGGCATCAATCCTCTTTAATCTCAATCTCAGCATGGCAATACCACAAAACTACCGGCCCCTTGACATGTTGCTTGAAAAGGCTAAAGAAAACAAAAAATTCATGATTACCGATGACCCTTACGAAGCTGTTCATAACGCTGATGTTATCAATACAGATGTGTGGGTCAGCATGGGGCAGGAAAAGGAAATGGAAGAGAGAAAGCTCGCCTTTGCATCATATAAGATTGACGATGATCTCCTGAAAAACGCAAAAAGTGATGTGATGATAATGCATTGCCTTCCTGCATACCGAAACCAGGAGATTACAGACAGCGTTTTTGAGAGATATCAGAATAATATATTTACACAGGCAGAAAATAGATTGCATTTACAGAAGGCGCTCCTGGAGTGGCTTTTAACCTAA
- a CDS encoding argininosuccinate synthase → MMEQVKKVVLAYSGGLDTSVILKWLKEQYNCEVIAYAADVGQEEELTGLDEKAIKTGASKVYIEDLKEEFARDFVFFAIKANAIYEGSYLLGTSIARPLIAKRQVEIARMENADAVSHGSTGKGNDQVRFELTYYALEPNIKVIAPWREWSFSSRGELIDYAQKHGIDVPVSKEKPYSMDRNLMHISYEGGILENTWNEPDENMFLTTVSPEKAPDKPRYIEISFEDGTPKAIDGKEMTPCNIITHLNKIGGENGVGRVDIVENRFVGMKSRGVYETPGCTILHAAHRAMESITMDREVMHLRDSLIPKVAELIYYGFWYSPEMKVLKAFTDEAQSGVTGVVRLKLYKGNCMIVGRKSEKSLYMKDFATFDKDNVYQQKDAGGFIKLNALRLRIRAMMNK, encoded by the coding sequence ATGATGGAACAGGTAAAAAAGGTAGTCCTCGCTTACTCGGGTGGTCTTGACACATCGGTCATCCTGAAATGGTTGAAGGAACAATATAACTGCGAAGTGATAGCCTATGCAGCAGATGTCGGTCAGGAAGAGGAATTAACAGGACTCGACGAAAAAGCAATCAAAACAGGGGCATCAAAAGTCTATATAGAGGATTTGAAAGAAGAGTTTGCAAGGGATTTCGTATTTTTTGCCATAAAAGCCAATGCCATATATGAAGGAAGTTATCTGCTCGGCACGTCCATTGCGAGACCCCTCATCGCAAAGAGGCAGGTGGAAATTGCAAGAATGGAAAATGCAGATGCTGTTTCTCATGGTTCAACAGGGAAAGGGAATGACCAGGTCAGGTTTGAGCTTACCTACTATGCCCTTGAGCCGAACATTAAAGTAATAGCTCCCTGGAGGGAATGGAGTTTTTCATCGAGGGGAGAATTAATTGATTACGCCCAAAAGCACGGCATTGACGTGCCTGTCAGCAAAGAGAAACCTTACAGCATGGACAGAAACCTCATGCATATAAGCTATGAGGGAGGAATACTTGAAAACACATGGAATGAACCGGATGAAAACATGTTTCTCACCACTGTTTCGCCTGAGAAGGCACCTGACAAGCCGCGCTACATAGAGATTTCATTCGAAGACGGCACGCCTAAGGCCATTGACGGGAAAGAGATGACACCATGTAATATCATCACGCATCTTAACAAAATCGGTGGAGAAAACGGTGTAGGCCGTGTTGACATCGTTGAGAACAGGTTTGTGGGCATGAAGTCAAGGGGGGTTTACGAGACCCCTGGCTGCACTATCCTCCATGCTGCCCACAGGGCCATGGAATCCATCACGATGGATAGAGAGGTCATGCATCTCAGGGACAGCCTGATTCCCAAAGTAGCAGAACTTATCTATTATGGATTCTGGTACTCTCCGGAAATGAAAGTTCTTAAGGCATTTACCGATGAAGCACAGTCGGGGGTTACAGGCGTTGTCCGGTTGAAATTGTACAAAGGAAATTGCATGATCGTGGGGAGAAAATCTGAAAAATCCCTGTATATGAAAGATTTTGCAACATTCGATAAAGATAATGTATATCAACAAAAGGACGCAGGCGGTTTTATAAAGCTTAATGCCTTGAGGCTCCGCATCCGGGCAATGATGAATAAATAA